One Diospyros lotus cultivar Yz01 chromosome 1, ASM1463336v1, whole genome shotgun sequence genomic window carries:
- the LOC127811806 gene encoding uncharacterized protein LOC127811806 isoform X1 has protein sequence MHTETRVGMVVEGAGGGGGGGGGGQILLNSGHSGVAVDGGAAHKFVAQQRALRHHQQSQIGTVSQLLAGGVAGAVSKTCTAPLARLTILFQVQGMHSDVTLRKANIWREASRIVREEGFRAFWKGNLVTIAHRLPYSSITFYAFERYKNLLPCILGAESHRGNASTDLFVKLVGGGLAGITAASMSYPLDLVRTRLAAQTNVVYYRGICHALCTISREEGIFGLYKGLGATLLGVGPNLAISFSVYDTLRSYWQLQRPDDSTVLVSLASGSLSGIASSTVTFPLDLVRRRMQLEGAGGRARVYNTGLFGTFGYIIRTEGLRGLYRGILPEYYKVVPSLGIVFMTYEKVKQMLSEIPAND, from the exons atgcacaCGGAGACTAGGGTTGGGATGGTGGTGGAAGGCgccggaggaggaggaggaggaggaggaggaggacagATACTGCTCAATTCGGGCCACAGCGGCGTCGCCGTCGACGGTGGCGCGGCGCACAAATTCGTGGCCCAGCAGAGGGCGTTGCGCCACCATCAGCAATCGCAGATCGGCACCGTCTCGCAGCTCCTTGCCGGCGGCGTCGCGGGAGCCGTCAGCAAGACCTGTACGGCGCCGCTTGCTCGCCTCACCATCCTCTTTCAG GTACAGGGCATGCACTCTGATGTTACATTGAGAAAAGCTAACATTTGGCGCGAGGCTTCCCGCATTGTTAGAGAAGAAGGATTTAGGGCTTTCTGGAAAGGAAATCTAGTTACAATTGCTCATCGTTTGCCTTACTCTTCTATTACCTTTTATGCATTTGAACGCTACAAGAAT CTATTACCATGTATCCTGGGGGCGGAAAGTCACAGGGGAAATGCAAGTACAGACCTTTTTGTTAAACTTGTGGGTGGTGGTCTGGCTGGAATTACTGCTGCATCGATGTCATATCCTTTGGATCTTGTAAGGACGCGTCTTGCTGCTCAG ACAAATGTCGTGTACTATAGAGGAATATGCCATGCTCTATGTACAATTAGCAGGGAGGAAGGCATCTTTGGCCTTTATAAAGGGCTTGGGGCAACATtgttg GGTGTTGGTCCTAATTTAGCTATCAGCTTTTCTGTGTACGACACCTTGAGATCTTACTGGCAGTTACAAAG ACCTGATGACTCTACTGTCTTGGTCAGTCTTGCTTCTGGCAGCCTTTCAGGCATAGCATCATCTACAG TAACATTTCCTCTGGACCTTGTGAGGCGGCGGATGCAGTTGGAAGGAGCAGGAGGCCGAGCCCGTGTTTATAACACGGGCCTTTTTGGTACATTTGGGTACATAATCAGAACAGAAGGCCTGCGCGGTTTGTACAGAGGGATTTTGCCCGAATACTACAAAGTGGTGCCAAGTTTGGGTATCGTTTTCATGACTTATGAGAAAGTGAAGCAGATGTTATCAGAGATTCCCGCCAACGACTAA
- the LOC127811806 gene encoding uncharacterized protein LOC127811806 isoform X2, translated as MHTETRVGMVVEGAGGGGGGGGGGQILLNSGHSGVAVDGGAAHKFVAQQRALRHHQQSQIGTVSQLLAGGVAGAVSKTCTAPLARLTILFQLLPCILGAESHRGNASTDLFVKLVGGGLAGITAASMSYPLDLVRTRLAAQTNVVYYRGICHALCTISREEGIFGLYKGLGATLLGVGPNLAISFSVYDTLRSYWQLQRPDDSTVLVSLASGSLSGIASSTVTFPLDLVRRRMQLEGAGGRARVYNTGLFGTFGYIIRTEGLRGLYRGILPEYYKVVPSLGIVFMTYEKVKQMLSEIPAND; from the exons atgcacaCGGAGACTAGGGTTGGGATGGTGGTGGAAGGCgccggaggaggaggaggaggaggaggaggaggacagATACTGCTCAATTCGGGCCACAGCGGCGTCGCCGTCGACGGTGGCGCGGCGCACAAATTCGTGGCCCAGCAGAGGGCGTTGCGCCACCATCAGCAATCGCAGATCGGCACCGTCTCGCAGCTCCTTGCCGGCGGCGTCGCGGGAGCCGTCAGCAAGACCTGTACGGCGCCGCTTGCTCGCCTCACCATCCTCTTTCAG CTATTACCATGTATCCTGGGGGCGGAAAGTCACAGGGGAAATGCAAGTACAGACCTTTTTGTTAAACTTGTGGGTGGTGGTCTGGCTGGAATTACTGCTGCATCGATGTCATATCCTTTGGATCTTGTAAGGACGCGTCTTGCTGCTCAG ACAAATGTCGTGTACTATAGAGGAATATGCCATGCTCTATGTACAATTAGCAGGGAGGAAGGCATCTTTGGCCTTTATAAAGGGCTTGGGGCAACATtgttg GGTGTTGGTCCTAATTTAGCTATCAGCTTTTCTGTGTACGACACCTTGAGATCTTACTGGCAGTTACAAAG ACCTGATGACTCTACTGTCTTGGTCAGTCTTGCTTCTGGCAGCCTTTCAGGCATAGCATCATCTACAG TAACATTTCCTCTGGACCTTGTGAGGCGGCGGATGCAGTTGGAAGGAGCAGGAGGCCGAGCCCGTGTTTATAACACGGGCCTTTTTGGTACATTTGGGTACATAATCAGAACAGAAGGCCTGCGCGGTTTGTACAGAGGGATTTTGCCCGAATACTACAAAGTGGTGCCAAGTTTGGGTATCGTTTTCATGACTTATGAGAAAGTGAAGCAGATGTTATCAGAGATTCCCGCCAACGACTAA
- the LOC127810057 gene encoding ras-related protein Rab2BV-like, which yields MAYKVDHEYDYLFKIVLIGDSGVGKSNILSRFTRNEFCLESKSTIGVEFATRTLQVEGKTVKAQIWDTAGQERYRAITSAYYRGAVGALLVYDITKRQTFENVQRWLRELRDHADSNIVIMLAGNKSDLNHLRAVSEQDAQLLAEKEGLSFLETSALEAFNIEKAFQSILLDIYQIISRKALAAQEAATGLPGQGTSINVADYSSNLNRRTCCSN from the exons ATGGCATATAAGGTGGATCACGAGTACGATTACCTCTTCAAGATCGTCTTGATCGGAGATTCCGGCGTCGGAAAGTCCAACATTCTCTCCAGGTTTACGCGCAACGAGTTCTGCTTGGAGTCTAAATCCACCATCGGCGTTGAATTCGCCACCAGAACTCTTCAG GTAGAGGGAAAAACCGTGAAGGCTCAAATATGGGACACGGCGGGCCAGGAGCGGTACCGAGCCATCACCAGCGCGTACTACCGGGGCGCAGTAGGCGCGCTTCTGGTCTACGACATAACCAAGCGGCAGACCTTCGAAAACGTCCAGAGGTGGCTCCGTGAGCTCCGGGACCATGCGGATTCCAACATCGTAATCATGCTGGCCGGCAACAAGTCCGATCTGAACCATCTCCGGGCAGTCTCCGAACAAGACGCCCAACTCCTGGCCGAGAAGGAAGGCCTTTCGTTCCTCGAGACCTCGGCCCTGGAAGCATTCAACATCGAGAAGGCCTTCCAGTCGATTCTGCTCGATATCTACCAGATCATAAGCAGGAAGGCCTTGGCGGCGCAGGAAGCCGCCACGGGGCTTCCGGGCCAAGGAACAAGCATCAACGTGGCCGACTATTCGAGTAATTTGAACAGAAGAACTTGTTGTTCTAACTAG
- the LOC127805361 gene encoding cucumisin-like yields the protein MGDIPKGDFSTSSLHINMLQEALGSGAPTSLIYSYGKSFNGFVAMLTHEEMVKVAGMDGVVSVFPNEKYRLQTTRSWDFMGFSEEVNRATLESDIIIGVLDTGIWPESDSFKDTGFGPPPSKWKGTCETSLNFTCNNKVIGAQFYRSNGTLEEDDILSPRDTNGHGTHTASTAAGGLVSMASLYGLGSGTARGGVPGARIAVYKICWADGCYDADILAAFDDAIADGVDIISLSVAGHSPKPYFNDSIAIGSFHAMRNGMLTSTAGGNDGPATGTVTNVAPWFLSVAASTIDRKFFTRVQLGNNNVYEGISINTFEAGNYTHPMIYGGDAPNTTGNFNGSTSRYCGENSLNPDLVNGSIVLCDALTNGEPALLAGAAGIVMEDSGLPDTADSFPLPATVVGAQDGTAIYSYINLTSDPTATIFKSYAGNDTQAPYVASFSSRGPNKITPDILKPDLAAPGVDILAAWPLAAVTRVKEDRRRTPFNIISGTSMACPHASAVAAYIKSFQPSWSPAAIKSAMMTTASPMSVETSPEAEFAYGAGHLNPAQAVNPGLVYDVEAIDYIEVLCGEGYSTGSLRLVTGDSSTCSAATSATVWDLNLPSFTLSTSSPSFSQTFNRTVINVGAPSSTYTATVVAPQALGISVEPAILTFTAFGQKSSFTVTVEGAIASSTIASASLVWDDGIHQVRSPIVVYSL from the exons ATGGGTGACATTCCAAAGGGAGACTTCTCTACATCATCCCTGCATATAAACATGCTGCAAGAAGCTCTTGGCAG TGGTGCACCGACATCTCTGATCTACAGTTATGGCAAGAGCTTCAATGGATTTGTTGCCATGTTAACACATGAGGAGATGGTAAAAGTAGCAG GAATGGACGGGGTGGTTTCTGTGTTCCCCAATGAAAAGTATAGGCTCCAGACGACAAGGTCATGGGACTTCATGGGCTTCTCCGAAGAAGTTAACAGAGCTACGCTTGAAAGTGACATTATCATTGGAGTCCTTGACACTGGAATTTGGCCGGAGTCTGATAGCTTCAAAGATACAGGTTTTGGTCCACCACCAAGCAAATGGAAGGGCACTTGCGAAACCTCACTGAACTTCACCTGCAACAA TAAAGTCATTGGAGCACAATTCTATCGAAGCAATGGCACCTTAGAGGAAGATGACATCTTGTCTCCAAGAGACACAAATGGACATGGAACACACACAGCATCAACAGCAGCCGGAGGCCTAGTTAGCATGGCTAGCCTGTACGGGCTTGGTTCGGGGACTGCTAGAGGCGGTGTCCCGGGAGCACGTATTGCTGTATACAAAATATGTTGGGCCGATGGATGTTATGATGCTGACATTCTAGCAGCATTTGACGATGCTATTGCAGATGGTGTTGATATAATCTCTCTTTCAGTTGCGGGGCACTCTCCCAAACCCTATTTCAATGATTCAATAGCAATTGGATCTTTTCACGCCATGAGGAACGGGATGCTGACATCGACGGCAGGTGGTAACGATGGCCCTGCCACTGGAACCGTTACAAACGTTGCTCCTTGGTTTCTTTCAGTGGCTGCTAGCACCATAGACCGAAAATTTTTTACGCGGGTTCAGCTAGGTAACAATAATGTTTACGAG GGAATTTCCATTAACACGTTTGAGGCAGGAAATTACACGCATCCTATGATCTATGGTGGTGATGCACCAAATACCACGGGCAACTTTAATGGTTCAACATCCAG GTACTGCGGTGAAAACTCATTGAACCCGGACTTAGTCAACGGTAGCATTGTGCTCTGTGATGCCTTGACTAACGGGGAACCGGCACTGTTGGCCGGGGCAGCTGGGATTGTGATGGAAGACAGCGGACTCCCGGATACTGCCGACTCTTTTCCTCTACCAGCAACTGTAGTTGGTGCCCAAGATGGAACCGCAATTTATAGCTACATTAATTTGACAAG CGATCCAACTGCAACCATATTCAAGAGCTACGCCGGCAATGATACGCAGGCACCATATGTAGCCTCCTTCTCATCAAGGggtccaaataaaattacacctgATATACTCAAG CCGGATTTGGCTGCTCCCGGGGTCGATATTCTAGCAGCATGGCCATTAGCAGCAGTGACGAGGGTAAAAGAGGACAGAAGAAGAACACCCTTCAATATAATATCTGGAACATCCATGGCTTGCCCACATGCCTCTGCTGTGGCTGCCTACATCAAATCGTTCCAGCCCTCATGGTCTCCGGCTGCAATCAAGTCTGCTATGATGACGACTG CATCTCCCATGAGTGTGGAAACTAGCCCCGAAGCTGAATTTGCATACGGCGCAGGCCATCTAAATCCGGCTCAGGCTGTGAACCCCGGTCTTGTCTATGATGTCGAAGCGATTGACTACATAGAAGTTCTATGCGGAGAAGGCTACAGTACCGGGTCTCTGCGGCTTGTCACTGGAGATAGTAGCACTTGCTCGGCAGCCACAAGCGCAACTGTGTGGGATCTAAATCTACCTTCCTTCACTCTTTCAACTTCGTCGCCTTCTTTTAGTCAGACATTCAACAGGACCGTCATAAATGTTGGAGCGCCATCATCGACGTATACAGCTACAGTGGTTGCTCCACAGGCACTTGGAATCTCAGTTGAGCCTGCCATTCTAACATTCACAGCTTTCGGGCAAAAGTCATCGTTCACGGTGACCGTTGAAGGAGCTATAGCCAGTAGTACTATAGCCTCTGCATCTCTGGTGTGGGATGATGGGATCCATCAAGTAAGGAGTCCAATTGTCGTGTACTCCTTGTAA